The Leptospira sp. WS60.C2 genome includes the window TTTGCCGATTTTCAAAAACAGAGCCACATCCTTGGTTCCGTCTTTCCCGAGTTGTCTTATCATAAATTGACGCAGGTGTTTCATGGATCCTTCCATAAAAGCTGACTGGTCAATTTTTCCGTTCAAATAAGGTTGTAATGCTTCTTCATTCACCTTACCGATGGTAGGCGCCATGATAAAAAAAGTGACAAACAAAGCAAGACCCATCATCACTTGGTTAGGCGGAAGGTTTTGAAGAGAGAGTGCCCTTCTCACAAAGTCAAAGACAATCACAACCTTTGTAAAGGATGTCACACTCATCACAATCGCAGGCGCCAAGGAAAGGATCGTGACAAGAAAAAGAATCATCAGTGATAAACTGGTTTCTTTCGGACCTCTCGCCTCATTTACGTTAAATGATAAATTGGGGATGGGAATTCTAGAGCCTTTGTCCTGTGCAAGAAGTCCCGCGAACCCACTTGCAGAAATGAGAAACAAAATACTAATGAGAAAAATAACAGATTTATGTCTCTTTAAGAAGGAAAAAAAACGAAGTTTCATGCCTCTCCTCCTTCCAAA containing:
- the fliP gene encoding flagellar type III secretion system pore protein FliP (The bacterial flagellar biogenesis protein FliP forms a type III secretion system (T3SS)-type pore required for flagellar assembly.), whose protein sequence is MKLRFFSFLKRHKSVIFLISILFLISASGFAGLLAQDKGSRIPIPNLSFNVNEARGPKETSLSLMILFLVTILSLAPAIVMSVTSFTKVVIVFDFVRRALSLQNLPPNQVMMGLALFVTFFIMAPTIGKVNEEALQPYLNGKIDQSAFMEGSMKHLRQFMIRQLGKDGTKDVALFLKIGKVQNVKSFEDVPSYVLVPAFMLSEIKKAFIIGIYIFIPFIVIDLIVASALLAMGFMMLPPVMISLPLKLILFILIDGWNLLVLELVRSYK